A single Rhinolophus ferrumequinum isolate MPI-CBG mRhiFer1 chromosome 20, mRhiFer1_v1.p, whole genome shotgun sequence DNA region contains:
- the LOC117012348 gene encoding serine/threonine-protein kinase MARK2-like, whose protein sequence is MMKIRNGQYFVPTYLSTQVANLLQKLLNLHPRQRDNLRDIMSDPWINMGQEEELKPYVEPPSDVIDTWVMEEMVNLGFGEEDIKNALGNKIYNNILATYRILHRKNLKYQHRIIKVKPFHPPEFQSRSPSPAQEVQSELSGCKQAEQLPMDQEPGEKAGQSTSPTYTQDYSTAISQSRTTLPPSRPGSKTAIPEPSRKSRNDTPEPPPPKHCWGSRTSTSQHSQGSRYATPDERSGSTTAIPEERSGSWTAIAEPSQGSRTATPEERSGSTTAIPEPSRGSRTATPEERSGSTTAIPEPSRGSRTTTPEERSGSRTATPELSPGSSTILSPAPQCHPGDSLSSNSTTSSRGNQQKIKPRRRQVVTGCLNFLRKVFCLPPKKGS, encoded by the coding sequence ATGATGAAGATACGCAACGGGCAGTATTTCGTGCCAACCTATCTGTCCACTCAAGTGGCAAACCTCCTGCAGAAACTGCTAAACCTCCACCCTAGACAGAGAGACAATCTGAGGGACATCATGTCAGATCCCTGGATAAACATGGGCCAAGAGGAAGAGCTGAAGCCCTACGTGGAGCCACCCAGTGATGTAATAGACACCTGGGTAATGGAAGAAATGGTGAACCTgggctttggggaggaagacatCAAGAACgcattgggaaataaaatatacaacaacaTCCTGGCCACATACcgcattttacacagaaaaaacttaaaataccaGCACCGTATAATCAAGGTGAAGCCCTTCCATCCCCCTGAGTTCCAGAgccgcagcccctccccagcccaggaggttcAATCCGAGTTATCCGGTTGTAAGCAAGCAGAGCAGCTGCCTATGgaccaggagccaggagagaaggCCGGACAGTCTACCAGTCCTACATACACCCAGGATTACAGCACAGCCATTTCTCAGTCCAGGACCACCCTACCCCCATCCAGGCCAGGCTCCAagaccgccattcctgagcccagccggaaGTCTAGAAACGACACCCCTGAGCCCCCCCCTCCCAAGcactgctggggctccaggaccTCCACTTCgcagcacagccagggctccaggTACGCCACTCCTGAcgaaagatcaggctccacaacTGCCattcctgaggaaagatcaggctcctgGACTGCCATTGCTGAGCCCAGCCAggggtccaggactgccactcctgaggaaagatcaggctccacaaccgccattcctgagcccagccgggggtccaggactgccactcctgaggaaagatcaggctccacgaccgccattcctgagcccagccgggggtccaggaccaccactcctgaggaaagatcaggctccaggacCGCCACTCCCGAGCTCAGCCCTGGTTCCAGCACCATCCTTAGCCCAGCCCCCCAATGTCACCCTGGGGACTCTCTCTCCAGCAATAGCACCACCAGCAGCCGTGGAAACCAACAAAAAATCAAGCCGCGCCGGCGGCAGGTGGTTACGGGGTGCTTGAACTTTTTACGAAAAGTCTTTTGTCTGCCTCCCAAGAAGGGGTCTTGA
- the LOC117012229 gene encoding MAP/microtubule affinity-regulating kinase 3, protein MSDPWINMGQEEELKPYVEPPSDVIDTWVMEEMVNLGFGEEDIKNALGNKIYNNILATYRILHRKNLKYQHRTIKVKPFHPPEFQSRSPSPAQEVQSELSGCQQAEQLPMDHKPGEKAEESAGPTYTQDYSTAISQSRTTLPPSRPGSQTAIPEPSRKSRNATPEPSPPKHCWGSRTSTPEHSQGSRNATLKQRSGSRTAIPESSWGSRTTTPEERSGSRTATPELSPGSSTILSPAPQCHPGDSLSCHSTTSSGGNQQKIKPGRR, encoded by the exons ATGTCAGATCCCTGGATAAACATGGGCCAAGAGGAAGAGCTGAAGCCCTACGTGGAGCCACCCAGTGATGTAATAGACACCTGGGTAATGGAAGAAATGGTGAACCTgggctttggggaggaagacatCAAGAACgcattgggaaataaaatatacaacaacaTCCTGGCCACATACcgcattttacacagaaaaaacttaaaataccaGCACCGTACAATCAAGGTGAAGCCCTTCCATCCCCCTGAGTTCCAGAgccgcagcccctccccagcccaggaggttcAATCCGAGTTGTCCGGTTGTCAGCAAGCAGAGCAGCTGCCTATGGACCacaagccaggagagaaggcCGAAGAGTCTGCCGGTCCTACATACACCCAGGATTACAGCACAGCCATTTCTCAGTCCAGGACCACCCTACCCCCATCCAGGCCAGGATCTCAGactgccattcctgagcccagccggaaGTCTAGGAACGCCACCCCTGAGCCCTCTCCTCCCAAGcactgctggggctccaggaccTCCACTCCcgagcacagccagggctccaggaACGCCACTCTCAAGcaaagatcag GCTCCAGGACCGCCATTCCTGAGTCCAGCTGGGGGTCCAGGAccaccactcctgaggaaagatcaggctccaggacCGCCACTCCCGAGCTCAGCCCTGGTTCCAGCACCATCCTTAGCCCAGCCCCCCAATGTCACCCTGGGGACTCTCTCTCCTGccacagcaccaccagcagcGGTGGAAACCAACAAAAAATCAAGCCAGGCCGGCGGTAG